The window TgtggatcggcagtctgccgtgggaacggaatttcccacggcagaacggaatttcccacggcagcgtgCTTTTCCTGCTTAGTTGGGGggtaaattgggttttttaaaatcttggagAGCTTGATGAGATTCATTACAACAAAGGGGGTTTTATGGGAATTTTGGATATAACATTGgacctttttaattaaagaattttcatttgggGTTAAATGGAAATTTTTCTCATCcacggtttctgatcgtgtagttttcgaaatttatatccgttttttctgttttaggtttttctatatgtatttttcaaatttcaaatttgatttttcaaattttggtgttttttgacacaacttacgatgtaacgacgttatttcaatttcgttttttcgaattcgaatttcagttccgtttttttggatttcatcattttaggttatatcgattcgtattttcacgatattCGAATGATTTTCCAAGTATcatcactttaaagtatttcaacgtatagaattcgaatttcagtttcgttttttcggatttcaccattttaggttatatcgattcgtatttcacgatttccgaatgaattttcgagtatcgtcactttgaggtatttcaacgtattgaattcgaattgcaactccgttttttcgaatttcatcatttcaggatatatcgaatcgtattttcatgatctccgaacgatttttcaattatcgtcactttaaggtatttcaacgatttttcaatttttcaatttcacaatacattcctgaaagtactgggacatatcaagaagaccttgcacatcttcatcattttggatttggatgggacagtcgagctcaatttttcttggcttcattgatacttgaatgtagtttttcattggatcaatactgcaatactccgtcaaaagctcaataaatccctcgaatgttgttccataagggattttaatcaattgtttggctcctccaacatatttcattgtgttgttgcgaccttgaatccattctccttggtaacgaaccgatgcataaccctctattttaaatatcaatcctgcaatgacaagtttttgaagataattattcaggtataaaaaaaaatcaataataactatgtaaatcagccgtacaattattaataattaaaaaaaacacctcatatttttctaatatgttatttatccccctataattatttaacaatttatataacactttcgtatgttatcttatatcaaaatgcatctatctgtttataacgttctatttaaaacgtttttataatatctatactttgaaatagatattcaaattctatactttgaattactttaaaatgtcaataataaataatttctgcagaaatctgaaaaatactagtggatatatcctaaaacgataattaaaaaaaaaactgagcttaaattcgaattctaaaaattgaaataccctagaatggtattAATAgaacaattctaaaaaaatctgaaaaatacgagttgatatatgctaaaacagtgaaattcgaaaaaacaaaactgaaatttgaatcctaaaagttgaaataccatagaatgacaacaatcgaaaaattcttcagaaataagaaaaatgtgcattgatatatcctaaagcggtgaaactcgaaaaaacctataattttaattataatgcgcctacaatgtttaatatgaaaatacgtcctaattttaataacatttcatttgacacccttgtatgtcgtcttgtatcaaagcaatccctatatatttttaacatgttatataaatcctatatatattgtaaaatatctaaaacccccatagcaatgtaaaatatccaaaaaccccctatatttatcctaaattattttaaccccccatacttgtcaaatattacatttaaccccattgcaacgacataaaaactatacttaacaaataaaatgaagttttagggtaagattgacataaatacctttttttgatgaatagtatttttcgaatcaaattcagaaatacgaacttccttcgtccgaacgaatccctactaattgatattaacaaaaaaaatgaaaatgagagtgagtgtttgagtgatatgagaagtgtgtgaaaataaaatgagtaaggagggtttatatagatgaggggaagggtatttttgacattttagaaaaagtaataaaaatatataaataaatatgaaaatgcctttacaatgtaaaatatccaaaaaccccccatttttatcctaaattacctTTAACCCCTAATACTTGTCacatattacatttaacccccatattacgacataaaaactatacttaacaaataaaataaagttttaggataagattgacataaatacctttttttgatgaatagtattttttcgagtcgaattcagaaatacgaacttccttcgtccgaacgaatccctactaattgatgttgaaaaaaaatgaaaatgagagtgagtgtttgagtgatataagtgtgtggaaataaaatgagtgaggagggtttatatagatgaggggaagggtatttttgacattttagaaaaagtaataaaaatatataaataaatatgaaaatgcctttacaatgtaaaatatcaaaaaaccccccatatttatcctaaattacatttaacccccaatacttgtcacatattacatttaacccccatattacgacataaaaactatacttaacaaataaaataaagttttaggataagactgacataaatacctttttttgatgaatagtattttttcgagtcgaattcagaaatacgaacttccttcgtccgaacgaatccctactaattgatgttgaaaaaaaatgaaaatgagagtgagtgtttgagtgatatgagaagtgtgtggaaataaaatgagtgaggagggtttatatagatgaggggaagggtatttttgacattttagaaaaagttataaaatatataaataaatatgaaaatgcctttacaatgtaaaatatccgaaaacctcccatatttatcctaaattacatttaacccccaatacttgtcacatattgcatttaacccccatattacgacataaaaactatacttaacaaataaaataaagttttaggataagactgacataaatacctttttttgatgaatagtattttttcgagttgaattcaaaaatacgaacttccttcgtccgaacgaatccctactaattgatgttgaaaaaaaatgaaaatgagagtgaatgtttgagtgatatgagaagtgtgtggaaataaaatgagtgaggagagtttatatagatgaggggaagggtatttttgacattttagaaaaagtaataaaatatataaataaatatgaaaatgcctttataatgtaaaatatctaaaaaccctccatatttatcctaaattacatttaaccctatagtgagtgaggagagttatataaataaagggaggggtaattttgtcattttagaaaaagttttaaataaataaataaatatcaaaatcttttatagtgtaaaatatctaaaaaccttccatatttatctaaaattgccTTAAAACCCCTATAGTGAGTggaaaagttatataaatatgagggaaagggcaatttcggtatttaaaaaaagtcataggcttttttttttttggaacagtgattttgggcattttggcttggaaatagtgattttgggcattttggcgtaatgggagggtattttggctattttttaaaatttcccttagtattattatatgtaaGTTTACTGCATATTACTCTATCCTGTCgttgatttatttgtatatttcgTATTTAACTTCCTTATTGAAGAAATATTGGCCGAGTCAAAGTAGAAAAGCCTTCCTTTACAAGATGGAAAAAGACAAATAGGATGAAATCGATTGATTCAAGAGTCAGGTTGCACGCGGTTCATGACTGGACTTTTCGGTACATATACAAATCAAAACCATccaaaaaattaacaaagatATCTAGAACTAACAATAAATCTCTAGCACTCAAGGATTATTTGTAAGAAAGGTGCTTGGATATAATTTCAGCTGTCTGGATACATAAATATGAGGATATGAATATCATTTAGCTGATATAGTTATGTTGCAAGGATCCAATGTGGAACAGGTAAAATATTtctgtttcatatatatatggACAGAATCAGATGGCTATGTCTATAAATATAGCTTAATTAGTTGTAGTACATAGGAAGTACGTCAATTCTATAACAATAATATGTTTGAGAATATTATTCCATTAAGTATGTAAACTAATACTAGTCCAAGTCCACAAATGTGAAAGTTAGAGACATGATAAATCCATAAAGCTTATAGTGGTAACATATGTATAAAGACTGTCTGGTTGATGTTTCaaatcaagaaaagaaattgaaaacaGCTAGAAATGATGATGATTAATTGAGTTTGTAGCAGAAATCCTGGACCCTTTTCTGCTGCGTAACTTGCCCTCAAGACTGATTGACTTTTATCCATTGTTCTTGTTCTTGAAtcctcatttttttattaagaagaTTGCAAGTTAAGAATGAGGATTATGTGAGACGACTGTTGCTGAGTCTATCAGATAAGGATTTTGATAGAGTCAGGGGCTAATAATAGCATTCACAATTCATGTCTCTATTGCTTGCACTCTTTTGCTTTCTTCAGCAACCAAGTCTGCCCGAAAGCTCCAGAGAAATTGTCAACCATCAAACAATTGACACCATCTTAAGCTACGCAACATTGAGTGAAAGCAAAGCAAAACTGTCCCAGATTTCTATTCATTATTTGTATTGTGCCTTCAATCCCTTTAAGGGCTGCAAACAATAGCAGCCTAAAGTGCCATCTGCATATTTAACATTACTTGAGACTTGAGAGAGAGGTTCAAAAGTTGGCATTTGTATTGGGCTTATATTTGTTCAAAGCAAATTTAACAATctatatgatttaaaatattaaaatattaaaaaaaaggggaaaatgttCCATTCCTacatatacaaaatttattctttctcacctaaaaaatgaataaatgaattTTGGTAACATGATCTATGATCGCCTTCCATTAAAGTGTCTTATTAGGATTCCCTTATAGTTGTTTGTACACAAGTAAAAGAAGcacaattttttatccaaattctAGAAATACTCAAATTCTACATAAGAATCTTTAGGACTTCCACAGTCTTTATCAGCTACAGCTTCTGGTGCCACCTTCTTGGCTGCAGCTCCAGGAGCAGACTCTTTTGCGGCAAATAATGAAAAGTCTACACGTTCAGGTATATGGGGAGGCATTGCACTTCTCACTAGAGCCCAGTTGACTCCCTCAAAAAATGGGTGCTGTTTTATTTCTGTAGCACCTCTTTTATAAGCAATTCTATTATGTGGTTCTTTAACTAAAAGTCCTCTTATAAGATCTCGAGCCACAAAACTCACTTGCGGACTTTCTGGAAATCTCAATGGCTGCCCTACAACATTAAACAGGGTTGCGCGGTTTCCTTGTCCCTTGAAGGGAGTTGTGCCATGTAACAGTTCATATAAGAAGATACCAAATGTCCACCAGTCCACTGCACTTCCATGACCCTCTCCACGGATAATCTCAGGGGCTAAATATTCATGCGTACCAACAAATGACATGGACCGTACGTTCGTAGGTTCTGCCATCAGTTCTGGGAGGGCACCTCCAACCAAGCTACCAAAATCTGATTTAGTTTTGCGGTTCTTTTTGGAAGGCAAAATACGTGGGAAAAAAGAAGTTGATGGCTGCGTGCAACCATGCACTGCATGCTCATCATTTAGAATTGCTCCAGAACCAGAAGTACCATTGTTGACATGTACAGATGAGGATTTGACTAGCGTGGGACTGACAGAGCAACGAAGTGATAGATCAAAATCTGAAAGCATGATATGTCCCTCATCTCTTACTAGCACATTCTCTGGCTTTAAATCTCTATACACGATGCCTAGCATGTGTAGATACTCAAGAGCCAGTAGCACCTCTGATGCATAAAACCTGTAAAAGGAGAGATAATGAAGAAATAAGGCATCCTTTCCCCATCTAGTTAATCTTTGCAGAAAAACATAAATCCACTAGAATATGGAATTAATAGCAAAAAGTCATTCGTATGTGGGAAAATATTCCCATATGCTGAACTGAGAATGTACGggtttaattaattacaatGATAGTTAGAGCATCCTGGACAGTTTAATGGTAATTCTACAAGGGGATGAATGGTAAACCTATTGAGTTCTTGACAGTGTATTCATTTAGTAAGTCTTGCCAAGACAAATACAAGAAGCAAAATTAAGCAGCAGAAATTGTTGAACGGTGAAACCAAACTGAACAGCCCAAAAGGGCAGATGAAAAAAGGCTTCATTGTAAAGACGTCCAGCGTAATGATGGTACTTTAAATATTGACATATGGGGGATAAGGGCTTGTTTCTCTCAATTTGAAGAGAGGAgcagaaaaagataaaaaaactaTCTTAGTAAAAAAAAgcagttgaaaaaaaaaggacttAATATGGCTAAAGGCAGACAGATGCAGACAGGAAGTTTCAGTACTCAACAAGAAACGTCAAACATATCTTGTAGGATCATTAACAGAGCTTTAAGATCAATGATCGATAACTTCACTCTTCAATATAAGAAGTTGAAtacaaaatagaaaatgaatgaaaaaaccAGTGGAGAATTCAATCATTTGCAAGAATAGGTAAGCATTACATGCAAGGCAATCATAGGAAATGGCCTTAACGATGCAACCAAGCACCAAACCGATTTCTAAATGCATTCTGTTATGATTGATATTGATGTATCTGTAAAAGCAGTTATATACATAAAAGATAAACCTACCAAAACCTATGAAACAATAAGCAACAAACCTTGCAGCCTCTTCAGTAAAGTGCTTGTTTTGTTGCTTCTGTCGAAGGGAATGGAGATTTCCTCCACTGCAGAATTCCATTACCAGGCAATAAAATTTATCAGTCTCAAAGTAAGAATACAGAGTAGGCAAAAATGGGTGGTCCAAAAGTCCAAGAATCTCCCTTTCTGTCTGTGCTCGCAATAACTTGTTTCTACTTGCAAGAGAAGCTTTGTCCATAACTTTCATGGCAAAGTGTGCGTTGGTTCCTCTGAGTTCAACAAGATAGACACTACCAATGTCTCCATAACCAAGGCGCTTGAGAAGCCGAAAATTGCTGAGATCAATTGGAGTAGGTTTGGCTTTCATAATATTAATGGCATCCCATCTAACATCACCACCAGTATGAGGTTTATGAGGTGCACAGGAGCTCTCTATGCTGTCACTACGACTGGAATTGCCACATCCTTGTCCATGGCTCGTTATGGAATTGCTTTTCATTTCAGAATTTCTTGCTGAAGTAGTGGTTGTTTGATCAGAATTTGGTGGTTTACCTGGATTTGGCAGGGAGCGTTGATGAT is drawn from Mangifera indica cultivar Alphonso unplaced genomic scaffold, CATAS_Mindica_2.1 Un_0070, whole genome shotgun sequence and contains these coding sequences:
- the LOC123207308 gene encoding serine/threonine-protein kinase AGC1-7-like — translated: MKSNSITSHGQGCGNSSRSDSIESSCAPHKPHTGGDVRWDAINIMKAKPTPIDLSNFRLLKRLGYGDIGSVYLVELRGTNAHFAMKVMDKASLASRNKLLRAQTEREILGLLDHPFLPTLYSYFETDKFYCLVMEFCSGGNLHSLRQKQQNKHFTEEAARFYASEVLLALEYLHMLGIVYRDLKPENVLVRDEGHIMLSDFDLSLRCSVSPTLVKSSSVHVNNGTSGSGAILNDEHAVHGCTQPSTSFFPRILPSKKNRKTKSDFGSLVGGALPELMAEPTNVRSMSFVGTHEYLAPEIIRGEGHGSAVDWWTFGIFLYELLHGTTPFKGQGNRATLFNVVGQPLRFPESPQVSFVARDLIRGLLVKEPHNRIAYKRGATEIKQHPFFEGVNWALVRSAMPPHIPERVDFSLFAAKESAPGAAAKKVAPEAVADKDCGSPKDSYVEFEYF